The Desulfofalx alkaliphila DSM 12257 genome segment TGCATACCTACAATTTCCAGCTCGTCCTGTACCTTAACTTGACCCCGCTCAACACGACCGGTGGCTACGGTACCACGTCCGGTAATTGAGAATACGTCCTCAACGGGCATCAAGAAGGGCTTGTCGCGCTCACGCTCTGGGGTGGGGATGTAGTTGTCTACGTTATCCATCAGTTCCCAGATTTTTGAACACCATTCACATTCTCTGCTGCCGCAGGAGCATTCCAGGGCCTTTAAGGCAGAACCTGCAACGATTGGGGTGTCGTCGCCGGGGAAGTCATAGGCTGACAGCAGTTCGCGCACTTCCATGTCAACCAGTTCCAGCAGTTCTTCGTCGTCTACCATGTCTGCCTTGTTCAAGAATACGCAGATGTAGGGCACGCCCACCTGACGGGACAGCAAAATGTGCTCACGGGTTTGGGGCATGGGACCGTCTGCGGCTGATACAACCAATATGGCTCCGTCCATCTGGGCAGCACCGGTAATCATGTTCTTAACATAGTCGGCGTGACCAGGGCAGTCAACGTGTGCATAGTGACGGTTTTCAGTTTCATACTCAACGTGTGAGGTGTTGATGGTGATACCGCGCTCCCTTTCTTCCGGAGCATTGTCAATTTCATCATACTTTTTAAGTTGTGCGCCACCGGCGGAGGCCAGCACTGAAGTAATAGCAGCGGTCAGTGTGGTTTTACCGTGGTCAACGTGACCGATGGTTCCAATATTTACGTGCACCTTATTCCGCTCAAATTTTTCCTTTGCCATTTGGTAACTCTCCTCCTTGAAAATTCTTACACGTCTTTAAATTATTGCCAAAATAATTATAATTATACTTTTCTACCGGTATCACAAGGCCAGTATGTTATTTCTATAACAAGAAGCGAAATCCTGCAAGTGCTAACAAAAAACACAAAAAAATCCAGTGCATGCACTGGACTTGCTTGGTAGCGGCGGCTGGATTCGAACCAGCGACTCCGCGGGTATGAACCGCGTGCTCTGACCAACTGAGCTACACCGCCCTATTAGATGCTTTTTATGGAGCCACCGACCGGGCTTGAACCGGTGACCTCATCCTTACCAAGGATGCGCTCTACCTACTGAGCTACGGCGGCATTTGGTTGCGGGGGAGGGACTTGAACCCTCGACCTTCGGGTTATGAGCCCGACGAGCTACCGGCTGCTCCACCCCGCGTCGACAAATGTTATTATACCATTATTAAAAAGACAAGACAAGAGCTTTTTTCTGGCAGTTTTTATGTTTGGTGGAGGAGGTAGGATTCGAACCTACGAAGTCGTCCGACGTCAGATTTACAGTCTGATCCCTTTGGCCACTCGGGAACTCCTCCACAATATACCGTCAATGGATTTTGCCGGTAATAAAAACTGGAGCCGGCGATGGGACTCGAACCCGCAACCTGCTGATTACAAGTCAGCTGCTCTGCCAATTGAGCTACGCCGGCTGGTTCTTTGAGATTTTAACTCTCAAACGCAAGGTCTATCTTAACAGATACAGAGCCCATTGTCAATACTATTTAGCTATCAATATTATCCAGCTATTTTCCTTAGGCTTCTCTCTTTTCCAGGTATCTCTCAATTTTTCTCTTTACCCTTTGCAGGGCGTTATCAATGGATTTCACATGCCTGTCTAGTTCCTCGGCAATCTCTTGATATGATTTGCCTTCCAGATATGACATCAACACTTTCCACTCTAAGGAGCTTAAAATTTCCCCCATTTTTTCTTCTATATCATCAAATTCTTCCCTGCTAATAATCAGTTCTTCCGGGTCTGTAATTTTTGTACCTGAAATAACATCCAGCAGGGTGCGATCAGAATCTTCATCGTATATGGGCTTGTTAAGTGAAACATATGAGTTCAGTGGTATATGCTTCTGTCTTGTGGCC includes the following:
- a CDS encoding elongation factor Tu, producing MAKEKFERNKVHVNIGTIGHVDHGKTTLTAAITSVLASAGGAQLKKYDEIDNAPEERERGITINTSHVEYETENRHYAHVDCPGHADYVKNMITGAAQMDGAILVVSAADGPMPQTREHILLSRQVGVPYICVFLNKADMVDDEELLELVDMEVRELLSAYDFPGDDTPIVAGSALKALECSCGSRECEWCSKIWELMDNVDNYIPTPERERDKPFLMPVEDVFSITGRGTVATGRVERGQVKVQDELEIVGM
- the sigH gene encoding RNA polymerase sporulation sigma factor SigH, giving the protein MSANAQREVAGDYHLLIDEEVVEYARQGDNAALEYLINKYKNFVRAKARSYFLIGADREDIIQEGMIGLYKAIRDFRMDKLSSFRAFAELCITRQIITAIKTATRQKHIPLNSYVSLNKPIYDEDSDRTLLDVISGTKITDPEELIISREEFDDIEEKMGEILSSLEWKVLMSYLEGKSYQEIAEELDRHVKSIDNALQRVKRKIERYLEKREA